Proteins found in one Miscanthus floridulus cultivar M001 chromosome 4, ASM1932011v1, whole genome shotgun sequence genomic segment:
- the LOC136549490 gene encoding protein CHUP1, chloroplastic-like, with the protein MESKNAESIKNLLLKIVFPLAFPLAGAFICDLITNRANRHSSYTDSSGSSFQLEQSLGSICEEEEEEMESTRRAQQKLARTESACSTAGRLLISELARQASNAEAMVVEATEDPSETAAKNQIQDYQRTETDEIASLKLMVSALEDRACAIEAQFHEYCNMKEQESAYQKMQIMCLGMKLELLESQNQRLEAAAAEIRAGAEEFAAMRGKLDRLQGKFKTMSKRSKQDSDAVGERIVALDVKHAQMARRCEEFEQAMEEMKQLTVQLMEQKGANNENVEVAVERSLRKLSSGRDLVDGLEALRDRWAAGMEEMIYLGWITAWLQHDLMLIDDDYGGSTYGGDDDDEDGVAPRHPPEELEGETMVASVPPCNQVELCKAGSVSSSGSGSAPRRSVEIEPRPASCMGFAAAASGGRCRDGSGGWSIGRPRLLRKLRGWAAGGKAAGGSGKTTRCRIVGPCCQK; encoded by the exons ATGGAAAGCAAGAATGCAGAGAGCATCAAGAATCTTCTTCTGAAGATAGTCTTTCCCTTAGCTTTTCCCCTGGCTGGTGCTTTTATCTGTGACCTCATAACAAACAGGGCAAATAGGCACAGTAGTTACACAGACTCATCTGGTAGTTCGTTCCAATTGGAACAATCATTGGGTTCAATctgtgaagaagaggaggaagaaatgGAATCAACTCGTCGCGCACAGCAAAAGTTGGCGAGAACAGAGAGTGCCTGCAGCACTGCCGGCAGGCTCCTGATCAGTGAACTAGCAAGGCAGGCTTCGAATGCCGAAGCCATGGTGGTAGAGGCCACTGAGGATCCATCAGAAACTGCAGCCAAGAACCAGATCCAGGATTATCAGAGAACGGAGACAGACGAGATTGCGAGCCTGAAGCTCATGGTGTCAGCCCTTGAAGACAGAGCTTGCGCCATCGAGGCGCAGTTCCACGAGTACTGCAACATGAAGGAGCAGGAGTCGGCGTACCAGAAGATGCAGATCATGTGCCTGGGCATGAAGCTGGAGCTGCTGGAGTCTCAGAACCAGCGGCTCGAAGCGGCAGCAGCAGAGATCCGCGCAGGTGCTGAAGAGTTTGCGGCCATGAGAGGCAAGCTTGACAGGCTGCAAGGCAAGTTCAAGACGATGTCGAAGAGAAGCAAGCAAGATTCGGATGCTGTCGGTGAGAGAATCGTGGCTCTTGATGTGAAACACGCCCAGATGGCGAGAAGGTGCGAGGAGTTTGAGCAGGCCATGGAAGAGATGAAGCAGCTGACGGTGCAGCTTATGGAGCAGAAGGGAGCAAACAATGAG AacgtggaggtggcggtggagagAAGCTTGCGGAAACTGTCGAGCGGCAGGGACCTGGTGGACGGGCTGGAGGCGCTGCGGGACCGGTGGGCGGCCGGCATGGAGGAGATGATCTACCTGGGCTGGATCACGGCCTGGCTGCAGCACGACCTGATGCTGATCGACGACGACTACGGTGGCAGCACCTACGgcggggacgacgacgacgaagacgGCGTGGCGCCGCGGCACCCGCCGGAGGAGCTGGAGGGGGAGACGATGGTGGCGTCGGTGCCACCGTGCAACCAGGTGGAGCTGTGCAAGGCAGGGTCCGTGTCGTCGTCCGGGTCCGGGTCGGCCCCGCGCCGCAGCGTGGAGATCGAGCCGCGGCCGGCGTCGTGCATGGGGTTCGCTGCGGCGGCGTCCGGCGGGCGCTGCAGGGACGGCAGCGGCGGGTGGAGCATCGGGCGGCCCAGGTTGCTCCGGAAGCTCCGCGGGTGGGCCGCCGGAGGGAAGGCAGCAGGCGGCAGCGGCAAGACCACGCGGTGCAGGATCGTGGGCCCATGTTGTCAGAAATAA